The window GTACGCGGGGCGTTTGCCCGTCTTGCCGAAAACGAACGCCTTGCCGCTACAGCTGGGCAAAGTCTATGAAGTTCTTATCGACATCAAACCACCCATGCTGGCCACCGCTCCGCGTGCTTACCGCGCCCGGTTTTGCCTGAGCGGAAAGGCGGACGGCGGGCTGCAGCTTCGTACGCTCAACAGCGGGGCAGTCGATGGCAAAGGACGTCCGGGGTGCGGCGCTTAGGAAGTCGCCCCACGGTTCGCCTGCGATTGCACGCCGCCGCACTGTGTTGGCCACAATTGCCCACCGGTTTCGCTTTCTTCGCAACACCTTGCCTGCGGCTTTTCGCCGCTTCCTGAAATCCCTGCGCCCGCGCAACTCAGCGTCGCTTTCGTTCCGCTAATGTCGGTTAAAGATTCCACACGGAAATATCTTAAAACCGGAAATAACGAACTGGGACATGGCGATGATCTCCACTTTAGAGAGCTTGCAAGACCTTGTAGGCGACCGGCAGCACGACCGGCTGTTGCGCCTGTCATTTCCCAACGATGACGGCCCATTCGCGCAGCTGCTCGTCAATCAACTGCACGCATCGGAAGGCTTGTCCCGGCCATTTGAATTCGTTGTGGAACTGTTGGCCGATGATCCTGGCATTCCATTGAAACAACTTCAGGGCAAACTCATGTGCATCGAACTGGTGCGCAAGGATGGCAGCCTGCGTCATTTTTCGGGGCGGGTGTTCAGTTTTTCCCTGAAACGCGTCGATGGCGGGGTGTCGTTTTACGAAGCGCGGATGGCGCCGTGGTTCAAGTATCTGAGCCTGCGCAAGGATAACTATTTATTCCACTACACGACGCTGTATCAGCAGGCGCGGAGCATTTTCGGGGATTACCCGAATCTGGCCGACTGGGATTGGCGTGTGCAGGGGGCGAGCGGGGTGATGACGGATTGTTGCCAGTTCGACGAGACCGACAGCAATTTCCTGGAGCGGCGTTGGGCTGCCGCCGGCATTTTCTATTGGTTTGAGCACAGCGCAACGGGTCACAAGCTGGTGCTATCCGACGATTCGAGCGCCGCGCCGCCGATTGACGGCGGTCCGGAGATTGCGTTCCAGCGTCATGGCGGCACGGTCGAAGAGGACGGCATCGGCGAATGGTCGCCCGGGCGCCGGATCACGCAGGGCGCCATTGCGCTTGCTTCCTACGATTTCAAGGCGCCGCAGCCGGCGTTGACGTCCCTGCCGACGCTGCATCAGCAGGGCGAGGTATTCCATGTGGAGTCTTACGAATACACGGGCGCGTTCGGATTCAAGGATGGTGGCGATGCCCGCTCGGTGGCACAAACCCGGATGGAGGCGCTGGAAGCGGCTGGCAAAAGCTTCAAAGGTGTTGGCAACAGCCGTTATGTCATGCCGGGCCGCTGGTTTCGTCTGACCGGTCACTTCGACCGGCGAGTCGCGGAGAACGACGAGCAGGCCAGGGAATTCCTGATCGTCGAGGCGATTCATACCGCGAGCAATAACTACCATGTGAGTTCGACCGCGCCGTCCCATTACGATAATCAGCTGGTGTGCGTGCGAAAAATGGTGCCGTGGCGCGCGCCGTGCAGTCATCCCAGCAGCCAGACGAAAATCCACGGCATTCAGACTGCCACCGTGGTCGGCCCCGCCGGCGAAGAAATTCATACGGATATGTATGGCCGGGTACGGGTGCAGTTTCATTGGGACCGGGCCGGCGCCAGTGACGAAAAGAGTTCGGCCTGGATTCGCGTCGCGACACCCTGGGCAGGTGAGAATTTCGGGATGGTGTCGATTCCGCGCATTGGCACGGAAGTGCTGGTGCAGTTCATGGATGGCAATCCGGACCGGCCGATCATCACGGGCATGGTGCCGAACGCGAATACCCTGCCGCCCTGGGCGCTGCCGGCCAATAAGACCCAGAGCGGCATCCTGTCACGCTCGACTCCCGGCGGAAGCTACGACAACGCGAATGCCTTGCGCTTCGAGGACAAGAAGGGGCAGGAGCAGTTATGGCTTCATGCGGAGAAGGATCAACTGACCGAAGTTGAGCACGACGAGGATAAATGGGTTGGCAATGACCGGCGCAAGACGGTTGACCGTGACGAGACCAGTCATATCAAGCGTGACCGCTCTGAAACGGTTGATCGGGACGAAGCGATCACGGTGCATAACAACCGCACGGAACGCGTGGACCATGACGAGCGTATCAGCATTGGAGAAAACCGCAGCGAAGACGTCGGCAAGGACGAGACGATTTCGATCGGCAGCAATCGCAGCGAGACCGTCGGCAAGAATGAAACGATCAGCGTTGGCTGCAACCGCAGCAAGACGGTATCCAAAAACGAGAAGGACAAGATCGGGAAAAACTGGTCGATCAACGTCGCCCGCATGAAGACCGAGACGATCGGCATGGCATCCATGCAGAACGTGGGCATGGGGCGTGTCGATACGGTCGGCATGGCTTACAACCTGAACGTCGGGATGGTCATGGCGACGGTGGTGGGGAAGAGCCAGACGACCAAGGTCGGCAAGGTGGTGTCGGTGTCCGCCGGTGACAGGATAGAACTGGTGTGCGGCGGATCAAAATTCGTCATGACGCCGGACGCGATTTACCTTGAAAGCAAAAACATTCATATCAAGGCGAGCGGCAAGGTGCATGTCGATGGGCCGGGCGATGTGCTTCTCAATTCGGGCGGCGCCGAGAGCCCTCCGGGAGGCGATGGGGAGAAAGCCACATGATGGCCGCTGTCGCCGTAGAGGAGGTGGTGGCTGCCGGCGACGCCGGCATGTGCGCCACCATCCAGAACCATACCGGGGCACCGCACTTCTGGTTTCAGCAGTCCGGTCCCGAGGGCGAACGCCTCGATGTTCTGGTGGTACGCGCCACGTTCGACTTTGCCGCGCATGGCGAGCGCATTACCCTCGCTGTGGAACAACGCCCCGTCGTTGTGGGCGATGTGTACGCCGGACCTGCATCCACCGATCCACTGCGCGCCGTCATTGAGGAAGATGGCGATCTGGTGCCGTACAAGCCTGGCACGGACATCCTCATCAGCGGTCGGGCACTGGCGCCCGGTGGCTTGCCGCATACCCAGTGGGTCGCAGGACTGCGCGTCGGCGGGCTTAAAAAGCTGTTACGCCTGCATGGGCCGCGCCAGTTCCGCAAGCGATTGTTTGGATGGCGCGTCGGACCGGCGTCGCCTGTGGAATCCGTGTGTCTCGATTTCCGCCTGGCGTTTGGCGGCTGCATGGACGTCGCGGCTGCATTCACCGGCGATGGGGAAGTCGACACGATCAGGCATCGCGCAAATCCGGCCGGCATCGGCTGGTTGCCCAATCCGGCCGATTACAAGCACCTCGGCCGGTCAGGCCGCGCCTTCGTAGCGCGCTGGGTGGCTGAGCAGAAGGTGCTGGATGCTCCGCAAATCGAGGATGCGCTCGATCCGGTCACGCATCCGTTCCAGCGCTTGCCGCCCCAAGGGTTTGGTCCGATCGCACGCTGGTGTACGCCACGCGTGGGCTATCAGGGTGACTACGACGCGCATTGGCGTTCCACCCGGTATCCGCTACTGCCAGACAATTTCGATGCGCGCTACTTCCAGAATGCCCCGGCCGACATGGTGATGACCCCACATTTGCGTGGCGACGAAACCGTGACGATGACCGGTCTGCTTCCGGAGAAAGCGGACATGGCTCTGTCCGGATGGATGCCGATTGTCGCCGCCCGGCTCGCCAGCGGAGGCGATGTGATCAGCGTGCCGCTGCTCGATACCCTGCGTTTCGACCTGGACCGGCGCCAGGTGTCGATAGTCTGGCGGACCCATTTCGATTACGACGATCCTGTGGTGGACATTGCGATAGCGGTTACTACCTCCGGCACCGCGACCAAGCCAGATCAGCCGGTAGTGCAACCTTTGAGCGGGGTGGATGATGGGTCTGGTCCGACATATCGCGCATGCTGACGGCTGGCTCGTTGTCGCCACGGAGCCTGATTTGTGCCAGGTGGGAAAGTGCGTGGTGGCGTTCAACAGCTTCGCCCAACTCGATTACAAGCATGCGGCTTCGCCGGATGTGAAAGCGCGGGGGACGCCGGTGTACCGCATCGGCGATCTCTTCAAGAACACGCAAGCGAACGCGGGCGCGCATATCGTGTCCGGCACCTCGCTGTCCACCGGCTATGTCCAGATACTGGAGGGACATTCCAATGTCAAGGTCAACGGCATTCCTGTAGCGCGCCACGACAGTGGCTGCCGCATCAACTGCGACAGCGCAGGCATGGGTGGTGCGCGTGGGCAGGTTGTGACGATGGTCAAAACCGTCGCGCCGCCCGCAGCGAAATCGGCCGCCATCCCCGCAAGTGCAGCTGCGCGTGTCAGCAAGAAGTTGCTGGCGTTGAAAACGATGCGGGACAAGCTCCTTGCAGGGCGCCTGGACTTCGATGCACTTGACGAGTTCTTTAATTTTGATCGTGCGAACGCCGTGTCCGATGGTTGGATCGGAGAAATCCAGGGTACGCCCGGAACGGTCGGCGATTGGGCGGCGCAGGGCGCACGCGGTGTGCTTGGGGGCGTGAAGGGTTTTGTCATGGGCACTGGCGAACTGGCCTATGAAGTGGTTAAAGGCGTGCCCAAGTTATTGCGCATGGGTGGCACTGAGCAAGGCCAGCAGCTTGCAATGCTCGATAAGCTGATACTTATCGAAGATATTCGTCTCGGTAACGTTAGCGCGACGAGTGTGGCGCAAGATGCGAGTGGGCTGGCGTCGGCGATGGTCAGCCCGGTTACCAATCCCTGGTCGAAAGGACAGTATGTTGAATCGGTGACGCGAGGCGTGTTTGAAGCTGCCATGTTTGGTAGCGGCTGGCTAAAAGCCGCACGTGCGGCAAAAGCCAAAAAGTTGTTGGATCTGGCAAAGGTTAAGGACGCATCCGCGACTGCTGGTACCGCTGCGGCTACTACCGCTACCACTGGCACCACAACCGCGGGTAGCGCCGCCGTTAGCACTGCCACAGGCGCCGCCACGGGAGCCGGGACCGCTGCAGTGGGAGGCTCGGCAGCCAAAGTAGGAACCATTGCAAGTACAAAAGCGATTCCGACGGGGCGTGGTGGTGTGTACGTTTCGGGTGCGCCAAAGCGAGCACGTCCACCACCAAATGGATATTCAGGGCCAGACGCCTATAAAACCCACGGAATAGTTGACAGTCCTCTTAATAGTGCTGAAGGACGCAGGCTCGTCGAGTCGTACACATCTCAAGGGTTCACACCTGTGGAGGCTGCAGAAAAAGCCGCCAATTTGATGGCAAGCGGATCCAGTCTGCCTAAAACGATCGACTTAGTTGCGGGTGACGCTTTATATAAATTAGTGCCAGAAGGGGATATCCCTGGAAAGTATTCTGCGTTCTTTGCTACCAAGGATGAAATTTCAGCTTTGAAGGGAATGAGTTATGATCAAATTTCTGATCGCCTCGGGATTCCGTTGGAAAGTCAGCAAACTTTACGTTTCGACGTTCATGAAGTGACAGCAAACAGAGCTATAACGGTATTTGAATCGACGATTGCCAGGACCTCACAAAATGGGTATCTTCAGCCAGGCGGAGGGATTCAGACCCTAATTACCGATCGGAGCGCGTTCACATCCCCTGTTTTGATTGGAAAATTACCATGAGTGTGACTAAAAGACGACTAGTCAGATTGATCGGAAATACTGGTTTCTATGCCGAAGTTGACATAGTTAAACTTCAACGTCTCTCAAGGGAATTACTGAGCTATATCCAGATTAATATTGGTCCGCATGATGATGAGTATCAAATATGGAAGTGGGTGGTTCCAATGTGCAAGGCAGTTCTCGACTGCACTATTCGACTTCCTGTTCCTTTCCAGGACTTGCCACTTAACTATCCCATGCGTGAAGGGCTTTTGCCACCTGATTTTCAGAAAATATATGCGGCGTTTAAAATTGTTGCATGTGGAATGGCTGTGGACATTTTGGAGAAAGTCGTGATCGATGGCGCTACGTATGCATACGCGGATTTTGAAGAGTAAGCAGGATATTTTCCGATCAATATCGGTTCTTAAAAAAGTGCATGGCGGACTCGTCCAGCCGCCTTGGGGTATCCCAAAAAAACGTCCGCACCAACAAGGCTGATACTATCAATCCATGCCCGAGGAGAGTGAAATATCTTCAGCGCCGTTTGGATTTCGATTAGCCAGCCGGCCCTGCAAACTCAAACTCCACCAGCGCATCATCCGGCCAGCTCGCATCGTGCAGCGGCACCACATACGTCCTCCCGCCGGCTCCCACGGCCGTAGCCGGCGCAGTCTCGCTGCGCTCCCCCGCAACCATGCGATACCCGGCAATCGCCCTTGGCGCCTGCTGCACCAAATGCACCCGCTTGCTGGTGCACGGCCCGCCGAGCGCCATGAACAGCGTGCGCCTGGCGAACGACAGGTCCTTGCGCTCCACTGCCCAGCGTACGGCGCATTCGAGCCGTAAATCCCCGAGGCGGCGCGCGTTGGCGCGCACGTCCGGCGTGCGCACGCTCGGGCGCCAGCGGAAGCTGCCTTTCTTGCGATTGAGGATGATTTCAGCATCCTCATCCAGGGCAGCCTGATCGCGCGGCATCGCGAACGTGCCATCGGCCCCCAGCGGCACGCCGATGCTGGTGTCGTTGCCCGCAATCCGGATCGTCACGCCCTCGATGCTGATATCTGGCGTACTCGGGCGCAGCAGGAAGCGCAACGCCGCTGACGGAGCCAACGACTGCTTGGCCTCGAACGCATCGAGCCCGGCAACGAACGCCCGATACGTCTTGAAATCGGGATCGCGCAACGCGTTGATCTGCACCGTCTCGACTTCCTTGACCGCCTCGGCTTCCTGGGCGGGAGCGATGCCAGCGGCCAGCATCATGGCAATCAGTAATGTGAATTTCATCAAGTCTATTCGTAACGTAAGCAATCGACCGGCAGCAGCCTGGACGCGCGCCGTGCGGGGTAAAAACCGAAGAACACGCCCACCAGGCTGGAGAAGCCGCAGGCAACAATCACCGCGGACAGGGTGATCACGACATCGAACTTGCCGGTGGCGGTGATCGCGGCCGCCAATCCCATGGCGATGGCAATGCCCACCACGCCGCCAGCGAGGCAAATCACCACCGCTTCGGTCAAAAATTGCAACAGCACATCGCGCGGCTTAGCACCGATAGCCATGCGGATGCCGATCTCGCGCGTGCGCTCCGTCACCGACACCAGCATGATGTTCATGATGCCGATGCCGCCCACCACCAGCGAAATGGCGCCGATCACGCCGAGCATGGCGGCAATGCCGGCGCTGATCTTGCCGGCCGTCTCCGCGAACGAGGCCAGGTTGTCGATGCGGAAGTCGTCCGGCTCCTCGAACTTGATGTGATGGCGGTCGCGCAAGGTTTCGTTGATGTCTTCGATGGCGTCCTGCAAGTTGCCGTCCGATTTGCCCTGCGCCACGACGTAATGCACATTGTCGGGGAAAGGATTGCGGATCAGGTGGGCGCGGGCGGCGGTGATCGGCACCAGCACCAGTTCGGATATATCCGGCCCGTCGACCTGCTTGCCTTCGCCGTGCAGCACGCCAACGACCTGGAAGGCGACGTTTTCGATGCGGATATATTTGCCGAGCGGGTCCATCTTGTAGAAAAACTGGTCGGCGACCTTGTGTCCGATGATCACGCTGCGCGAGGCGGCGCGCACGTCGGCCTCGCTGAACACGCTGCCCAGTTCGATCTTCCAGTTGCGGATCTTGAACATGGCGGGCGTCACGCCGTGCACGATGCTCGACGACGTTTCATTGCCGACTGCCAGCTTGAAGCCGCCTTGCAGCGCCGGCGCCGCGCCGGACAGGCTGGACAGGGAATTCAAGGCGGCCGCGTCGGCCAGGGTCAATGCGGGCGCGGCGCCTGCGCGCATGCGCTGGGCAGCGGCGCGGTTCCCGCCCGGCGAAATGAACAGCATATTCGTGCCCAGCGCTTCGAGTTCCTTGCCGATGAAGCGCTGCATGCTGTCGCCCAAGGCCAGCAGCAGCACCACCGAGGTGATGCCGATGATGATGCCGAGCATGGTCAGCGCGGTGCGCAGGCGGTTCGCGCTCATCGAGCGGAACGCTTCGATCACAACCTGGAAGAAATTCATGGCGCGCCTCCGTGCGCCAGCGCCTGCTGCTCGTGGCTGAGCGCCAGTTCGCGCAAGCCGTCGGCGGCCGGGCCGTCGTACAGCACGCGCCCGTCTTTCAGGCGCATCAGGCGCTTGCTGTAGGCGGCAATGTCGGGCTCGTGCGTGACCAGCAGGATCGTGATGCCGCGTTCCACATTCAATTGCTGGAAGGAGCGCATGATGTCGACGCTGGTCTGGGTGTCGAGGTTGCCGGTCGGCTCGTCGGCCAGGATCAGCGGCGGGTCGCCCACCAGCGCACGGGCGATCGCTACCCGTTGCTGCTGTCCGCCCGACAATTGATTGGGCGTGCGCTTGGCGTACTCGGCCAGGCCGACCCGCTCCAGCTCGACCAGCGCCTTGGCGTGCGCCTTCGCGCGCGACACGCCGGCGTATATCAGCGGCAAGGCTACGTTCTCGGCCACGCTCATGCGCTTGATCAGGTTGAAGCTCTGGAACACGAAGCCGATCGTCCGGTTGCGCACGGTTGCCAGTTCGGCGCGCGACAGCGTCAAGGTATCGATGCCGTTGAGCAGGTAGGTGCCGCCGGTGGCCTGGTCCAGGCAGCCGAAGATATTCATCAGGGTCGACTTGCCCGAGCCGGATTGCCCCATCACAGCCAGAAAGTCGCCGCGCGGCACCAGCAGGTCGATGCCGAACAGCACTTGCGTCTCCATGCTGCCCGAAAAATAGCTTTTCGTGACCTGGCGGATATCGATCAGCGGCGTGTCCTGCGCCGGCATCAGAATTCGCTCTTGGCGCTGGCGTTGGCGCGCGTGATGACTTTATCGCCCTTTTTCAGCTCACCCGACAGCACTTCGGTGTAGCGGAAGTTGGACAGGCCGATCTTGATGTCGACCGGTTTGGCATCGTTCTTCTCGTCGAGCTTGTAGATCTTGAAGATGCGCGCCGTTTCGCTCTTGCTGCGGAAGGTGATGTCCTCATCCTCGGCCGGCGGCGGCACCGCCGGGGCGGTTTTGCCGTCGGCCTTCTGTTTTTTCTGTTCCTTTTCCAGCTCTTCATCGCTGAGGCGGAAACGCAGGGCGGCCGTGGGAATGCGCAGCACGTTGGGGCGGTTGCCGACCACCAGGCGCACCTGGGCCGTCATGCCGGGTTTGAGCAACTCTTCCTTATTTTCCACATCGAGCACGACGTTGTAGGTGACCACGTTTTGCACCACGTTCGCCGCCAGGCGGAACTGGCGCATGGTGGCCGCAAATTCGCGGTCGGGATAGGCGTCGACCACGAAGTGGGCCGGCTGGCCATCTTTCAGCGCGCCGACGTCGGCTTCCGAGACGCTGGTGTCGATCTGCATCTTGGTCAGATCCTTGGCGATCTGAAACAGGTTGGGTGTGGTGAAGGAGGCCGCCACCGTCTGGCCCAGGTCGATCGTGCGCTTGATGACGACGCCATCGATGGGGGCGCGGATGACGCTGTTGTCGAGGTCGGCCTGGGCGCGCGCCAGTTGCGCTTCGGACAGCTTGATATTGGCCTTGGCCACGTCCAGCTCGCGGCGCGCCTGGTCCAGGGTCAGGCCGGAGACGTAGTTCTGGGCCACCAGCCGTTCATTGCGCTCGAAGTTCGCTTGCGCCAGGCGCATCGAAGCCTGGGCCGAGGCCAGTCCGGCTTCGACCTGGCGGATCTGGGCGTTGAAGATGGTCGGGTCGAGTTTCAGCAGCACCTGGCCCTTTTTCACGTGGTCGTTGAAGTCGGCCTTGAGCTCGACCACCGTGCCCGATACTTGCGAGCCGACATTGATCAGCGCCACTGGGTTGATGGTGCCGGTGGCCGTGACGGTCTGCGTGATGGTACCGGTGTCGACTGGCGCGGAACGGTAGCGCGACTCGGGGATGACCGGCGGTTTTTTCGATTGCAGGTAGACAGCG of the Massilia violaceinigra genome contains:
- a CDS encoding type VI secretion system Vgr family protein, with the protein product MAMISTLESLQDLVGDRQHDRLLRLSFPNDDGPFAQLLVNQLHASEGLSRPFEFVVELLADDPGIPLKQLQGKLMCIELVRKDGSLRHFSGRVFSFSLKRVDGGVSFYEARMAPWFKYLSLRKDNYLFHYTTLYQQARSIFGDYPNLADWDWRVQGASGVMTDCCQFDETDSNFLERRWAAAGIFYWFEHSATGHKLVLSDDSSAAPPIDGGPEIAFQRHGGTVEEDGIGEWSPGRRITQGAIALASYDFKAPQPALTSLPTLHQQGEVFHVESYEYTGAFGFKDGGDARSVAQTRMEALEAAGKSFKGVGNSRYVMPGRWFRLTGHFDRRVAENDEQAREFLIVEAIHTASNNYHVSSTAPSHYDNQLVCVRKMVPWRAPCSHPSSQTKIHGIQTATVVGPAGEEIHTDMYGRVRVQFHWDRAGASDEKSSAWIRVATPWAGENFGMVSIPRIGTEVLVQFMDGNPDRPIITGMVPNANTLPPWALPANKTQSGILSRSTPGGSYDNANALRFEDKKGQEQLWLHAEKDQLTEVEHDEDKWVGNDRRKTVDRDETSHIKRDRSETVDRDEAITVHNNRTERVDHDERISIGENRSEDVGKDETISIGSNRSETVGKNETISVGCNRSKTVSKNEKDKIGKNWSINVARMKTETIGMASMQNVGMGRVDTVGMAYNLNVGMVMATVVGKSQTTKVGKVVSVSAGDRIELVCGGSKFVMTPDAIYLESKNIHIKASGKVHVDGPGDVLLNSGGAESPPGGDGEKAT
- a CDS encoding DUF2169 family type VI secretion system accessory protein; this translates as MMAAVAVEEVVAAGDAGMCATIQNHTGAPHFWFQQSGPEGERLDVLVVRATFDFAAHGERITLAVEQRPVVVGDVYAGPASTDPLRAVIEEDGDLVPYKPGTDILISGRALAPGGLPHTQWVAGLRVGGLKKLLRLHGPRQFRKRLFGWRVGPASPVESVCLDFRLAFGGCMDVAAAFTGDGEVDTIRHRANPAGIGWLPNPADYKHLGRSGRAFVARWVAEQKVLDAPQIEDALDPVTHPFQRLPPQGFGPIARWCTPRVGYQGDYDAHWRSTRYPLLPDNFDARYFQNAPADMVMTPHLRGDETVTMTGLLPEKADMALSGWMPIVAARLASGGDVISVPLLDTLRFDLDRRQVSIVWRTHFDYDDPVVDIAIAVTTSGTATKPDQPVVQPLSGVDDGSGPTYRAC
- a CDS encoding ABC transporter permease, with the protein product MNFFQVVIEAFRSMSANRLRTALTMLGIIIGITSVVLLLALGDSMQRFIGKELEALGTNMLFISPGGNRAAAQRMRAGAAPALTLADAAALNSLSSLSGAAPALQGGFKLAVGNETSSSIVHGVTPAMFKIRNWKIELGSVFSEADVRAASRSVIIGHKVADQFFYKMDPLGKYIRIENVAFQVVGVLHGEGKQVDGPDISELVLVPITAARAHLIRNPFPDNVHYVVAQGKSDGNLQDAIEDINETLRDRHHIKFEEPDDFRIDNLASFAETAGKISAGIAAMLGVIGAISLVVGGIGIMNIMLVSVTERTREIGIRMAIGAKPRDVLLQFLTEAVVICLAGGVVGIAIAMGLAAAITATGKFDVVITLSAVIVACGFSSLVGVFFGFYPARRASRLLPVDCLRYE
- a CDS encoding ABC transporter ATP-binding protein; amino-acid sequence: MPAQDTPLIDIRQVTKSYFSGSMETQVLFGIDLLVPRGDFLAVMGQSGSGKSTLMNIFGCLDQATGGTYLLNGIDTLTLSRAELATVRNRTIGFVFQSFNLIKRMSVAENVALPLIYAGVSRAKAHAKALVELERVGLAEYAKRTPNQLSGGQQQRVAIARALVGDPPLILADEPTGNLDTQTSVDIMRSFQQLNVERGITILLVTHEPDIAAYSKRLMRLKDGRVLYDGPAADGLRELALSHEQQALAHGGAP
- a CDS encoding efflux RND transporter periplasmic adaptor subunit produces the protein MTLFTRKRVAILIAVLAAGAAGAVYLQSKKPPVIPESRYRSAPVDTGTITQTVTATGTINPVALINVGSQVSGTVVELKADFNDHVKKGQVLLKLDPTIFNAQIRQVEAGLASAQASMRLAQANFERNERLVAQNYVSGLTLDQARRELDVAKANIKLSEAQLARAQADLDNSVIRAPIDGVVIKRTIDLGQTVAASFTTPNLFQIAKDLTKMQIDTSVSEADVGALKDGQPAHFVVDAYPDREFAATMRQFRLAANVVQNVVTYNVVLDVENKEELLKPGMTAQVRLVVGNRPNVLRIPTAALRFRLSDEELEKEQKKQKADGKTAPAVPPPAEDEDITFRSKSETARIFKIYKLDEKNDAKPVDIKIGLSNFRYTEVLSGELKKGDKVITRANASAKSEF